A single region of the Marinobacter nanhaiticus D15-8W genome encodes:
- the lptM gene encoding LPS translocon maturation chaperone LptM, with protein MTGRLIATVSLILMLAGCGQKGPLYHPAPEPPATVESSTAQGNDQSEEGGDEQSR; from the coding sequence ATGACAGGTCGTTTGATCGCCACCGTCAGCCTGATCCTCATGCTGGCCGGCTGTGGCCAGAAGGGACCGCTATACCATCCGGCCCCTGAGCCCCCAGCGACAGTTGAGAGTAGTACCGCGCAGGGCAACGACCAGAGCGAGGAGGGCGGTGACGAACAGTCCCGCTGA